In Spirobacillus cienkowskii, a genomic segment contains:
- a CDS encoding glycosyltransferase — protein sequence MTNIKITLITVCYNSEKTIEDTLLSVVNQDYQNIEYIIIDGGSTDKTINIIKNYENKISKLVSEKDNGIYFAMNKGLKLATGDIIGFINSDDVFADNNVIKEISQKFLEFNCEIVYSDVMFVQRDNAFIPKRYWKISEFKQVKLHLGWSPPHPTFYARKELYNNFGFFDIKFKIAADYELMIRFLKNTNKKMIKYIPKVTVVMKEGGVSNNSIRSYLKGNIESALALKKNKVFLFFLIIFFKPFLKIKQFFLPKNFLPYKYIYFKQSLKIIGKIIDFVLFPFIRKKNYNIEKNSIQKILVNDCYLIGDNIMTTALMNNLKYNFPNAKIDSLANEWSKYIYSDSLVDKKYIVKTPWSTYDYSLKNIFNFFKKIMLIRKQKYDIAIETRGDWRNCFVLWLINAKFRFSPLFTGGNVFINKQVKIDNVKENLFEIRRKIALAVTANDERFIPLIPVSNQHENDILTYLKSNDLQENKFVVIHPCASNIKRMLSIDYLYRVFLLVKNKNLKVIFAYGPSDYNYITEIKAKLSKEDINAVIFFQKSLLHLAALIKKSLFCISMDSAVAHLAGALNKPIIVFNFHDSPEITRPFSKKDVLMINSSLLNWNLGAVEQKLLVFCSDKYKNIFHKNDSE from the coding sequence ATGACTAATATAAAAATTACTTTAATTACTGTTTGTTATAACTCAGAAAAAACTATTGAAGATACTTTGTTATCTGTAGTAAATCAAGATTATCAAAATATTGAATATATTATAATTGATGGAGGATCTACTGATAAGACAATTAATATTATTAAAAATTATGAAAATAAAATCTCAAAACTAGTTTCTGAAAAAGATAATGGCATTTATTTTGCTATGAATAAAGGTCTAAAATTAGCGACAGGTGATATTATTGGCTTTATTAATTCTGATGATGTGTTTGCTGATAATAATGTTATTAAAGAAATTTCTCAAAAATTTCTAGAATTTAATTGTGAAATAGTATATAGCGATGTGATGTTTGTTCAAAGAGATAACGCTTTTATTCCAAAAAGATACTGGAAAATTTCCGAATTTAAACAAGTTAAACTCCATTTGGGTTGGTCGCCTCCGCATCCTACGTTTTATGCTAGAAAAGAACTTTACAATAATTTTGGGTTTTTTGATATAAAATTTAAAATAGCTGCTGATTATGAATTGATGATTCGTTTTTTAAAAAATACTAATAAAAAAATGATCAAATATATTCCTAAAGTAACAGTTGTAATGAAAGAAGGGGGGGTGAGTAATAATTCTATAAGGTCGTACTTAAAAGGAAATATAGAATCAGCTTTAGCATTAAAGAAAAACAAAGTTTTTTTATTCTTTTTAATAATTTTCTTTAAGCCATTTCTAAAAATCAAACAATTTTTCTTACCAAAAAATTTTCTTCCGTATAAGTATATATATTTTAAACAAAGTCTTAAAATTATAGGTAAAATTATAGATTTTGTTTTATTTCCATTTATTCGAAAGAAAAACTATAACATAGAAAAAAATAGTATACAAAAAATTCTTGTTAACGATTGTTATTTAATTGGTGATAATATAATGACTACAGCATTAATGAATAACTTAAAATATAATTTTCCAAATGCAAAAATTGATTCTTTGGCTAACGAATGGTCAAAATATATTTATAGTGATTCTCTTGTTGATAAAAAATATATAGTTAAAACTCCATGGTCTACCTATGATTATTCTTTAAAAAATATTTTTAATTTTTTTAAAAAAATAATGCTAATTCGTAAGCAAAAATATGATATAGCTATTGAAACTCGAGGAGATTGGCGAAATTGTTTTGTATTATGGCTTATAAACGCAAAATTTAGATTTTCTCCTTTATTTACAGGTGGAAATGTTTTTATTAATAAACAAGTAAAAATTGATAATGTAAAAGAAAATCTTTTTGAGATTCGGCGTAAAATTGCTTTAGCAGTTACTGCAAATGATGAAAGATTTATCCCATTAATTCCTGTTTCAAATCAGCATGAAAATGATATTCTGACTTATTTAAAAAGCAATGACTTACAAGAAAATAAGTTTGTTGTGATTCATCCTTGTGCTAGTAATATTAAAAGAATGTTATCTATTGATTACCTATATAGAGTATTTTTATTAGTTAAAAATAAAAATTTAAAAGTTATTTTTGCCTATGGTCCGAGTGATTATAATTATATTACCGAAATTAAAGCTAAGTTGTCTAAAGAGGATATTAATGCCGTGATTTTTTTTCAAAAATCATTATTGCATTTAGCAGCTTTAATTAAAAAATCATTATTCTGTATTTCAATGGATAGCGCTGTTGCACATCTTGCAGGAGCTTTAAATAAACCTATTATTGTTTTTAATTTTCATGATAGTCCAGAAATTACAAGACCTTTCTCAAAAAAAGATGTTTTAATGATTAATTCTTCTCTATTAAATTGGAATTTAGGCGCTGTAGAGCAAAAATTACTTGTTTTTTGTAGTGATAAATACAAAAATATATTCCATAAAAATGACAGTGAATAA
- a CDS encoding GDP-L-fucose synthase, whose amino-acid sequence MTKQDKIFIAGHNGMAGSAILNCFKQNGYENIITRSRNELDLMNARDVDNFFATEKIDVVILAAAKVGGIWANSNYPAEFIYNNLQIQNNVIWAAHKYDVHRLVFLGSSCIYPKECKQPIKEEYILTGTLEYTNKAYAIAKIAGIELINSLRKQFKRDYFSVMPTNLFGPKDNYHPENSHVIASLIKKFCEAKSNNSSEVIVWGDGSPLREFMHSEELADAILFLSSKVSYDDFEESDLGKNNISHINAGSGIEISIKILAYLIAEIVGFEGNIIFDVTKPNGTLRKIMDNSVIKNFGWNNSNNFKELLTKTIYSFRESVK is encoded by the coding sequence ATGACAAAACAAGATAAAATCTTTATAGCAGGGCATAACGGTATGGCTGGCAGTGCTATTTTAAATTGTTTTAAGCAAAATGGTTATGAAAATATTATTACGCGTTCAAGAAACGAGCTTGATTTGATGAATGCACGTGATGTAGATAATTTTTTTGCAACTGAAAAAATAGATGTTGTCATTCTTGCCGCAGCGAAAGTCGGTGGAATATGGGCTAACAGTAATTATCCTGCTGAATTTATATATAATAATTTACAAATTCAAAATAATGTTATTTGGGCTGCTCATAAATATGATGTACACCGCTTGGTATTTTTAGGTAGTAGTTGTATTTATCCAAAAGAATGTAAACAGCCCATTAAAGAAGAGTATATATTAACTGGAACATTAGAGTACACCAATAAGGCATATGCAATCGCCAAAATTGCTGGGATAGAGTTAATTAATAGTTTAAGAAAGCAATTTAAAAGGGATTATTTTTCTGTTATGCCAACAAATTTATTTGGCCCCAAAGATAATTATCATCCAGAAAACTCGCATGTTATTGCTTCATTAATTAAGAAATTTTGCGAAGCAAAAAGCAATAATTCTTCAGAAGTTATTGTTTGGGGAGATGGCTCTCCTTTAAGAGAATTTATGCATTCTGAAGAATTGGCGGATGCAATTTTATTTTTGTCTTCTAAAGTTTCTTACGATGATTTTGAAGAATCAGATTTAGGAAAAAATAATATAAGTCATATCAATGCGGGTTCGGGAATAGAAATTAGTATTAAAATTTTAGCTTACTTAATAGCAGAAATTGTTGGATTTGAAGGAAATATAATTTTTGACGTAACAAAACCTAATGGAACGCTAAGAAAAATTATGGATAATTCGGTGATTAAAAATTTTGGTTGGAATAATTCTAATAATTTTAAAGAATTGTTAACTAAAACTATTTATAGTTTTAGAGAGAGTGTGAAGTAG
- the gmd gene encoding GDP-mannose 4,6-dehydratase, translating to MTHPKVALITGITGQDGAYLAELLLKKGYIVHGIKRRASHFNTQRVDHIFVDRHNPNAKFFLHYGDLTDSTNLIRIIQDVQPDEIYNLAAQSHVHVSFETPEYTANADGIGTLRLLEAIRILNLTHKTKFYQASTSELFGKVQEIPQSEKTPFYPRSPYGAAKLYAYWITVNYREAYNIFACNGILFNHESPLRGETFVTRKITMAAARIALGVQDCLFIGNLDAQRDWGHARDYVEGMWRILNHSQPDDFVLATNKTTSVREFLTMAFKHAGVNLEFLGNGANEIAKCIKTGRTVVKIDPNYFRPTEVDLLIGDYSKAQTELGWQPHVTVEELCQEMVLADLKRIQDNKQQLDLNNSVEFLSHSDGGFLAWHKKFVENNTFTN from the coding sequence ATGACTCATCCCAAAGTTGCGCTCATAACTGGCATCACAGGTCAAGATGGTGCCTACCTTGCAGAACTATTACTAAAAAAAGGTTACATAGTACATGGCATAAAGCGTAGAGCAAGTCATTTTAATACTCAAAGAGTCGACCATATTTTTGTTGATAGACATAACCCTAATGCTAAGTTCTTTTTACATTACGGCGATCTGACTGATAGCACAAACCTCATTCGCATTATTCAAGATGTCCAACCGGATGAAATTTATAACTTGGCTGCACAAAGCCATGTTCATGTTAGTTTTGAAACCCCTGAATATACTGCAAACGCCGATGGTATTGGTACTTTGCGTTTGTTAGAAGCCATTCGTATTTTAAATCTCACTCACAAAACAAAGTTTTACCAAGCCTCTACAAGCGAGCTGTTTGGTAAAGTTCAAGAAATTCCACAATCCGAAAAAACACCTTTTTACCCAAGAAGCCCTTATGGCGCAGCAAAACTTTATGCTTACTGGATAACAGTGAATTACAGGGAAGCTTATAATATTTTTGCATGCAATGGTATTTTATTTAATCATGAAAGCCCCCTGCGAGGCGAAACATTTGTCACAAGAAAAATCACGATGGCAGCTGCGCGCATTGCATTAGGTGTTCAAGATTGCTTATTTATTGGAAATTTAGATGCACAAAGAGACTGGGGACATGCCCGTGATTACGTTGAAGGAATGTGGAGAATATTAAATCATTCGCAACCAGATGATTTTGTTCTTGCAACAAACAAAACAACTTCTGTACGCGAGTTTTTAACAATGGCATTTAAACATGCTGGAGTTAACCTAGAATTTTTAGGTAACGGAGCGAATGAAATTGCCAAATGCATCAAAACAGGGCGCACTGTTGTAAAAATAGACCCCAACTATTTTAGGCCAACTGAAGTCGATCTCTTAATTGGAGATTACTCAAAAGCTCAAACTGAGCTAGGATGGCAGCCTCATGTCACCGTGGAAGAACTCTGTCAAGAAATGGTTTTAGCAGACTTAAAAAGAATTCAAGATAACAAACAGCAACTCGATTTAAATAATTCTGTAGAATTTTTATCGCATAGTGATGGTGGATTTTTAGCCTGGCATAAAAAATTTGTAGAAAACAACACATTTACAAATTAA
- a CDS encoding response regulator translates to MSAEFSKDLDKALAAQILKNVSTGIALFSPDDHFMRWCNATFKKQTWFGGAGKSAAKVNISDLFDKKDHKLIYDLFNIALSLGQAYDFQRQVRRGPVGSFPAEVKLHKIVISNAENQEEILICMEIADLSLTKMYDELQSTHSQMREKMADLMSAQAELHYSVRMNTISEIGADIAHQLINPITMCRGILQTQITPILTDPAAQDDMKKALQYMQDIQDLAVWFRKFSNPKLSETQITKIMSMVDDALMLNVHRFTTQGVTYKIRKDENYDPAVLANPVNFIMWLNAAFAELCNIIPQGNSVIYIDINGNDEFVTISAQCACVPGGKQKVTITTLEKFANKMPGSAKFEAILQESHVLFSLGLNCFQEAEEQKDDAEKEGATTDGAATSTTKLSATDRPLVLIVDDEPDIRRLVKRAMKQSGWESIEAGDGLEALEYFQDEAKKPFAERIVAIICDVRMPRMTGPHFLVALREEKILTPFIFFSSNLVNQGGENGFKYDNVFYVTKEAGLDEVKKLVAKYMPASGS, encoded by the coding sequence ATGTCTGCCGAGTTTAGCAAGGATCTTGATAAAGCCCTTGCGGCACAAATATTAAAAAATGTTTCAACAGGAATTGCTCTGTTTAGTCCAGACGATCATTTTATGCGTTGGTGTAACGCAACTTTTAAAAAGCAAACTTGGTTTGGTGGTGCTGGAAAATCTGCCGCAAAAGTTAATATTAGTGATTTATTTGATAAAAAAGATCATAAATTAATTTATGATCTTTTTAATATCGCATTAAGTCTTGGGCAAGCTTACGATTTTCAAAGGCAAGTGAGAAGAGGGCCTGTAGGTTCTTTTCCTGCAGAAGTTAAGTTGCATAAAATAGTCATTAGCAATGCTGAAAACCAAGAAGAAATTTTAATTTGTATGGAGATTGCCGATCTCAGTTTAACAAAAATGTATGATGAGTTGCAAAGTACTCATTCTCAAATGAGAGAAAAAATGGCAGATTTGATGTCTGCTCAAGCTGAACTGCATTACTCAGTTCGCATGAATACAATTTCAGAAATTGGTGCAGACATTGCACACCAGCTTATTAATCCTATCACCATGTGTCGCGGTATTTTGCAAACTCAAATTACCCCAATTCTTACCGATCCCGCTGCTCAAGATGATATGAAAAAAGCACTGCAATACATGCAAGATATTCAAGATCTTGCTGTGTGGTTTAGAAAATTTTCAAATCCAAAACTTTCAGAAACTCAAATTACTAAAATTATGAGCATGGTTGATGATGCGCTAATGCTTAATGTGCATCGATTTACAACTCAGGGTGTGACTTATAAAATTCGTAAAGATGAAAACTATGACCCTGCAGTATTAGCAAATCCTGTAAATTTTATAATGTGGTTAAACGCTGCTTTTGCAGAATTATGCAATATTATTCCTCAGGGTAATAGTGTTATTTACATTGATATTAATGGTAATGATGAGTTTGTCACAATTTCTGCGCAGTGTGCCTGTGTCCCAGGCGGCAAACAAAAAGTCACAATCACAACTCTCGAAAAGTTTGCAAATAAAATGCCTGGAAGTGCTAAGTTTGAAGCAATTTTACAAGAGTCTCATGTGTTGTTTAGCCTTGGGTTAAATTGTTTTCAAGAAGCCGAAGAGCAAAAAGATGATGCAGAAAAAGAGGGTGCAACTACAGATGGTGCAGCAACCTCTACAACAAAATTATCGGCAACAGATCGCCCTTTAGTGCTGATTGTTGATGACGAACCTGATATTCGCCGTTTGGTAAAACGGGCTATGAAACAATCTGGATGGGAGTCAATCGAAGCGGGAGATGGTTTAGAAGCTCTTGAGTATTTTCAGGATGAAGCAAAAAAACCTTTTGCAGAACGTATTGTTGCTATTATTTGTGATGTGCGGATGCCGCGTATGACTGGACCACACTTTTTGGTTGCGTTGCGTGAAGAGAAAATATTAACACCATTCATCTTTTTTAGCAGTAATTTAGTAAATCAAGGCGGTGAAAACGGCTTTAAATATGATAATGTTTTTTATGTTACTAAAGAAGCAGGTCTTGATGAAGTGAAAAAGTTGGTTGCTAAATATATGCCTGCGAGTGGGTCATAA
- the fumC gene encoding class II fumarate hydratase, which produces MSTRIETDSMGEISVPQNVYWGAQTQRSFENFKISGERFPRVFIRAYGLVKKAAALVNVQLGELAADKEKFICQAADEVIAGKFDDHFPLVVWQTGSGTQTNMNFNEVISNRAIELAGGTIGSKKPIHPNDDVNRGQSTNDSFPTAMHVAAAIAVYENFFPAIDKLITTFEKKSKEFEKIIKIGRTHLQDATPLTLGDEVSGWVMQLKMCKKAVSHAMEMVCELAAGGTAVGTGLNSHKDYAKGIAQKLSELTRIPFITAPNKFQALAGQEALANLSGALNTTATAFMKIANDIRWLSSGPRCGIGEISIPENEPGSSIMPGKVNPTQSEAATMACCQVMGNHVAVTLASSQGNFELNVFKPVIIHNVLHSIRLLADSFVGFNDHCAAGIKANTERINELMQKSLMLVTALNPYIGYDKAAKIAKTAHQNGTTLKEEAIKLGYLTADQFDGWVDPSKMLAPHGK; this is translated from the coding sequence ATGTCTACCAGAATAGAAACAGACAGCATGGGCGAAATTTCTGTACCTCAAAATGTGTATTGGGGGGCGCAGACACAACGTAGTTTTGAAAACTTTAAAATCAGCGGAGAAAGATTTCCTCGTGTATTTATAAGAGCTTACGGACTAGTTAAAAAGGCTGCAGCACTGGTAAACGTCCAATTAGGCGAACTTGCTGCCGACAAAGAGAAGTTTATTTGCCAAGCAGCAGATGAAGTGATTGCTGGAAAATTTGACGATCATTTTCCGTTGGTCGTGTGGCAAACCGGGTCGGGCACTCAGACAAACATGAACTTCAACGAAGTGATCTCAAACCGCGCAATAGAACTGGCTGGAGGTACAATTGGAAGCAAAAAGCCAATTCATCCCAACGATGATGTCAACAGAGGTCAAAGTACCAATGATAGCTTTCCAACCGCAATGCATGTTGCGGCAGCTATCGCAGTTTATGAAAATTTTTTTCCAGCAATTGATAAATTGATAACAACCTTTGAAAAAAAATCCAAAGAGTTCGAAAAGATTATTAAAATTGGGAGAACGCATTTACAGGACGCCACACCGCTCACTTTAGGAGACGAAGTCAGTGGTTGGGTGATGCAACTTAAAATGTGCAAAAAAGCCGTGTCTCATGCGATGGAAATGGTTTGTGAATTGGCGGCAGGAGGAACTGCTGTTGGAACGGGCTTAAATTCACACAAAGACTATGCTAAAGGCATTGCACAAAAGCTTTCTGAGCTCACACGCATTCCATTTATTACGGCGCCCAACAAATTTCAGGCGTTAGCAGGACAAGAAGCGCTTGCTAATCTTTCTGGAGCCCTTAATACAACTGCCACCGCTTTTATGAAAATTGCAAATGATATTAGATGGCTATCTAGCGGTCCGCGTTGTGGCATTGGAGAGATTTCAATTCCAGAAAATGAACCCGGTAGCTCCATTATGCCAGGAAAAGTCAATCCGACTCAAAGTGAAGCCGCAACCATGGCATGTTGCCAAGTTATGGGAAATCATGTTGCCGTAACCCTTGCCTCAAGCCAAGGCAATTTTGAGTTAAACGTCTTTAAACCTGTTATTATTCATAATGTTTTGCATTCAATTAGGCTTCTGGCAGATTCTTTTGTAGGATTTAATGATCACTGCGCGGCTGGGATTAAAGCCAATACGGAACGTATTAATGAACTTATGCAAAAATCGCTCATGCTTGTTACAGCATTAAACCCATATATTGGCTATGATAAAGCGGCTAAAATTGCAAAAACAGCGCATCAAAATGGCACCACTCTTAAAGAAGAGGCTATAAAGCTTGGCTACCTTACCGCAGACCAGTTTGATGGATGGGTAGATCCGAGCAAAATGCTGGCACCTCATGGTAAGTGA
- the pheS gene encoding phenylalanine--tRNA ligase subunit alpha, producing the protein MPGTDAIKHILNTQSATTYQNFTDLQSMIENERKNLVEVIGLNGKRIPQLDIFNQELIEEIRIRFSGKKSPLQDWLKSLKNIPAEERKPAGALINELKQEIEQSLKFFFMTWRHEDEAKRLSGETVDITLPLPKQNIGSRHPVTTLMRDLMEPFHRMGFTVIDGPEIDNNFYNFDSLNVVKDHPAREMQDTFFLASEWVLRTHTSNAQSHAMLERQLPLKIVCPGCVYRNEYDMTHLPSFRQIECLVVDKGIHMGHLRHTINEMLNAAFGRPVKLRFRSSYFPFTEPSAEVDVECQQCFGKGCRSCKHTGWSEIGGCGLVNRKVLENCGIDTKVYSGFALGFGVDRMAKDRFAIADLRSMLDGDVAFLKSFSLS; encoded by the coding sequence ATGCCAGGAACTGATGCCATAAAGCACATCCTTAACACCCAATCTGCAACCACCTATCAAAATTTTACCGATTTGCAATCCATGATTGAAAATGAAAGAAAAAATCTTGTAGAAGTGATTGGACTAAACGGAAAACGAATCCCACAACTTGATATCTTTAACCAAGAACTCATTGAAGAAATTAGAATTCGTTTTAGTGGTAAAAAATCTCCGCTACAAGATTGGCTCAAATCACTCAAAAATATTCCCGCAGAAGAACGCAAACCAGCCGGAGCATTAATTAATGAACTCAAGCAAGAAATTGAACAAAGCTTAAAGTTCTTTTTTATGACTTGGCGTCATGAGGACGAAGCAAAAAGACTCTCTGGCGAAACAGTTGACATCACCCTTCCGTTACCTAAACAAAATATTGGTTCGCGCCATCCTGTTACAACACTCATGCGCGATCTCATGGAGCCTTTTCACCGTATGGGTTTTACGGTAATTGATGGTCCAGAGATTGATAATAATTTTTATAATTTTGACTCGTTAAATGTGGTGAAAGATCACCCTGCCCGCGAAATGCAAGATACATTCTTTTTAGCCAGCGAATGGGTACTAAGAACTCACACCAGCAACGCACAAAGCCATGCAATGCTCGAAAGACAATTGCCTCTTAAAATCGTATGCCCTGGCTGCGTGTACCGTAACGAATATGATATGACTCACCTTCCTTCATTTCGTCAAATTGAATGTCTTGTTGTTGATAAAGGCATTCATATGGGACATTTGCGTCATACAATCAATGAAATGCTGAATGCCGCATTTGGCAGACCCGTTAAATTGCGTTTTCGCTCAAGCTATTTCCCGTTTACAGAACCCAGCGCAGAAGTGGATGTCGAATGCCAACAATGTTTTGGTAAAGGTTGTCGCAGCTGCAAGCACACAGGTTGGTCAGAAATTGGCGGTTGCGGTTTAGTAAACCGTAAGGTGCTAGAAAACTGTGGCATTGATACAAAAGTATATAGTGGTTTTGCGTTAGGTTTTGGGGTTGATCGTATGGCAAAAGATCGCTTTGCCATTGCAGATCTCCGCTCAATGTTAGATGGAGATGTTGCCTTTTTAAAATCATTTTCTTTGTCTTAA
- the pheT gene encoding phenylalanine--tRNA ligase subunit beta, with product MLASLKFVEKYISLPKIKTQTVLNNKQTEIETYNLEKITSLLTRQGFEVDSIRIHGENLESVVVGYIEKAEPHPNSSKLQICYVNVGESAPKQIVCGAQNARAGLYVAVALLGTKLPNNLEIKPSKIRDIDSFGMLCAREELGLPVNKELDGDGIWELHQECQGGVSIQKLAQNVGNSVFAALNLTDVILELSITPNRPDMLSHVGVARELAAAFAYEGISFEQKEIYTNKTKISEEHIKQNVTHNNSVECGNILFAAENHLEAPAFFMALDGIQVAPSPAWLRNLLEALGQSSINNIVDISNYILLAHGQPSHAFDLEKITSENPNNKKLILRKAKPNEKFVGLDGKDRELHETDEVICDLKGTQGLLGVLGGEHSKVTNSTQKIIVEFANPHPVSVRHSSRRHSRQTDASFMFEKGIDAAARFHAAAEFYALLCETQSQAPIYCGSVHSLNKQNQPQVKIDFPQSKINFAESAQQRILGAHIIDYKEQLNILKSLGFGILNATQNSATIVVPSWRSMDVCGEADLVEEFIRVVGIDKVPSTPIIAPAVVNHDDSHFKIIEKLCSRTAALGYNEVISLHFMRANDFEKLGLHSADALGTPITLLNPIIGDEPLLHTSLVPDLLRKVNRNLAYGNFSGQLFHSCRTFQNADVNGSLVFNNLNAIQTAQPYNKLQDYHFSQGFTYTQEKSQAGRPVETPRLAGTLFGNKVEKTWQNKQEIPWSLHDIMCHVTEICKSINLEIFVKKISSTENEDNACYHPFANALHPGRRVGFYLRTENNTEIAVGWAGELHPQTMRAYEIETVCLAFELNTALLIQYAQKPTNIAKRSIIIQKFPTIKRDFAFVLENSVTAQDLSAVVSNSLSSLIEKEIPAHLQSVNIFDIYKGKGIPENKQSVAFQVFLVPLEKTFTDKEIQKISLTIIEAIQHHLNGELRG from the coding sequence ATGCTTGCAAGTTTAAAATTTGTAGAAAAATATATTTCTTTACCAAAAATAAAAACACAAACTGTTCTTAATAATAAACAAACAGAAATTGAAACATACAACCTCGAAAAAATAACCTCACTATTAACACGTCAAGGCTTTGAAGTGGATAGCATCCGCATTCATGGAGAAAATTTAGAGTCTGTTGTTGTTGGATACATCGAAAAAGCAGAACCTCATCCCAATAGTTCTAAGTTACAAATTTGTTACGTAAACGTAGGTGAATCTGCGCCTAAACAAATAGTGTGTGGTGCTCAAAATGCCCGAGCTGGTTTATATGTCGCTGTTGCATTACTTGGTACAAAATTACCCAATAATTTAGAAATTAAGCCTTCTAAAATTCGTGACATCGATAGTTTTGGCATGTTGTGCGCTCGTGAAGAGCTGGGTTTGCCTGTTAATAAAGAACTCGATGGCGATGGAATTTGGGAGTTGCATCAAGAATGCCAAGGTGGTGTGTCTATCCAAAAATTAGCACAAAATGTTGGTAATTCAGTTTTTGCAGCATTGAACTTAACAGATGTCATATTAGAATTGAGCATCACGCCAAACAGACCCGACATGTTAAGCCATGTTGGCGTTGCGCGAGAACTCGCGGCTGCTTTTGCTTATGAAGGCATTTCGTTTGAGCAAAAAGAAATTTATACAAATAAAACCAAAATATCAGAAGAGCACATTAAACAAAATGTTACACACAATAACTCTGTAGAGTGTGGCAATATTTTATTTGCAGCAGAAAATCACCTTGAAGCTCCAGCTTTTTTTATGGCGCTCGATGGAATTCAAGTTGCTCCAAGTCCAGCTTGGCTTAGAAATTTGCTTGAAGCTCTTGGACAAAGCTCGATTAATAATATTGTTGATATTTCAAATTATATTTTGCTGGCACACGGCCAACCAAGTCATGCTTTTGATCTCGAAAAAATAACTTCTGAAAACCCCAACAATAAAAAATTGATACTTAGAAAAGCAAAACCCAATGAAAAATTTGTGGGTCTCGATGGCAAAGACAGAGAACTTCACGAAACCGACGAGGTGATTTGTGATCTGAAAGGAACTCAAGGTTTGCTCGGTGTATTAGGAGGAGAACACTCAAAGGTTACAAACTCAACTCAAAAAATTATTGTAGAATTTGCCAATCCACATCCTGTTTCTGTTCGCCATTCTTCAAGGCGTCACTCAAGACAAACAGATGCAAGCTTTATGTTTGAAAAAGGCATTGATGCGGCTGCACGGTTTCATGCCGCTGCAGAATTTTATGCACTTTTGTGTGAAACTCAAAGTCAAGCTCCAATATATTGCGGCTCTGTGCATTCTTTAAATAAACAGAATCAACCGCAGGTAAAAATTGATTTCCCACAAAGCAAAATCAATTTTGCAGAAAGCGCGCAACAACGTATTTTGGGTGCGCATATTATTGACTACAAAGAACAACTAAACATTTTAAAATCTTTAGGGTTTGGCATTTTAAATGCAACTCAAAATTCTGCAACCATTGTTGTTCCAAGTTGGCGCTCCATGGATGTGTGTGGTGAAGCCGATTTGGTAGAAGAATTTATTCGTGTGGTAGGAATTGATAAAGTTCCTTCTACACCAATTATTGCACCTGCTGTTGTGAATCATGATGATAGCCACTTTAAAATCATTGAAAAACTCTGTTCGCGCACCGCAGCACTTGGCTACAACGAAGTTATTAGTTTGCACTTTATGCGCGCCAATGATTTTGAAAAACTTGGCTTGCATTCCGCCGATGCATTAGGAACTCCAATTACTCTCCTGAATCCAATTATTGGGGATGAGCCATTGTTGCACACTTCGCTTGTTCCTGACTTGTTACGCAAAGTAAATCGTAACTTGGCTTATGGTAATTTTAGCGGACAGCTGTTTCATTCTTGTCGCACTTTTCAAAATGCAGACGTTAATGGAAGTCTTGTGTTTAATAATCTAAATGCAATACAAACAGCGCAACCATATAACAAACTGCAAGACTATCATTTTTCTCAAGGATTTACTTATACGCAAGAAAAATCTCAAGCAGGACGTCCTGTAGAAACCCCAAGGCTTGCAGGTACTTTATTTGGCAATAAAGTAGAAAAAACATGGCAAAACAAACAAGAAATTCCTTGGTCGTTACATGATATTATGTGTCACGTAACAGAAATCTGCAAAAGCATAAATCTTGAAATATTTGTAAAAAAGATTTCAAGCACAGAAAACGAAGACAATGCTTGTTATCACCCTTTTGCAAATGCATTGCATCCAGGAAGACGCGTTGGTTTTTACCTAAGAACAGAAAACAATACAGAAATTGCTGTTGGCTGGGCTGGAGAGCTGCACCCACAAACAATGCGTGCGTATGAAATAGAAACTGTGTGCCTTGCATTTGAGTTGAATACAGCATTACTCATTCAGTATGCACAAAAACCTACAAATATTGCCAAGCGCTCTATAATTATTCAAAAATTTCCTACAATTAAAAGAGACTTTGCATTTGTTTTAGAAAACTCTGTTACAGCTCAAGATCTTAGCGCAGTCGTTTCTAACTCATTATCAAGCTTAATTGAAAAAGAAATTCCTGCGCACCTGCAATCGGTTAACATTTTTGATATTTATAAAGGCAAAGGGATACCAGAAAACAAACAATCTGTTGCTTTTCAAGTATTTTTAGTTCCTTTAGAAAAAACATTCACAGATAAAGAAATTCAAAAAATCTCGTTAACAATTATAGAAGCAATTCAACATCATTTAAATGGAGAGCTCAGAGGTTAA